From Streptomyces sp. Edi4, one genomic window encodes:
- a CDS encoding uridine kinase produces the protein MIFPAVEPADSSLHEITAARRPAFGFVLAAALPAGSLRRAQHAGEGYHRNAYDYEAVKRLLLDPCRSSRATTGALCGIDPLAQRDHSSEVTPLGADSVLIVDGVFAFRPEINAYWDFRVWLRVDAELSVRRSAERDQDWAGAEADTLRRTRYPAAERVYLREVDPLPMMDVVIDNSVFARPRVVTP, from the coding sequence GTGATCTTCCCGGCCGTCGAACCGGCCGATAGTTCCCTCCATGAGATCACCGCGGCCAGGCGTCCAGCATTCGGCTTCGTCCTGGCGGCAGCCCTGCCCGCCGGAAGCCTCCGCCGAGCGCAGCACGCTGGTGAGGGGTACCACCGGAACGCGTACGACTACGAAGCGGTCAAGCGCCTGCTGCTGGACCCCTGCCGGTCATCGCGAGCGACGACGGGTGCGCTGTGCGGCATCGACCCACTGGCCCAGCGCGACCACTCATCCGAAGTGACGCCGCTCGGGGCGGACTCGGTGCTGATCGTGGACGGGGTTTTCGCCTTCCGTCCCGAGATCAACGCTTACTGGGACTTCCGTGTGTGGTTGCGGGTGGACGCGGAACTGTCCGTCCGGCGGAGTGCCGAGCGGGACCAGGACTGGGCTGGGGCCGAGGCGGATACGCTGCGCCGCACCAGGTATCCGGCCGCCGAGCGCGTCTATCTGCGGGAAGTCGACCCGTTGCCGATGATGGACGTCGTCATCGACAACTCGGTGTTCGCGCGCCCGCGGGTCGTGACACCGTGA
- a CDS encoding DUF1772 domain-containing protein, whose protein sequence is MFQALEVFTTVVVGVLVGVEFAVLVVMSRILDALPEDSAQQGHAHGGRMLGAVMPFWYIGSSVLVAAWAVTCRHHRGAGLVVTAGALLILSVIMSILLLVPINNRNKTWTPEDRPADWREQLDRWQRFHYVRVAVIIAAFATLVTALT, encoded by the coding sequence ATGTTCCAGGCACTCGAGGTCTTCACCACTGTGGTGGTCGGCGTGCTGGTGGGGGTGGAGTTCGCCGTCCTCGTCGTCATGAGCCGGATCCTCGACGCCCTCCCGGAGGACAGCGCCCAGCAGGGCCACGCCCATGGGGGCCGGATGCTCGGCGCCGTGATGCCGTTCTGGTACATCGGCTCGTCCGTCCTCGTCGCGGCCTGGGCCGTCACCTGCCGGCACCACCGCGGCGCCGGCCTGGTCGTCACCGCGGGCGCGCTGCTGATTCTCAGCGTGATCATGTCGATCCTGCTGCTCGTCCCGATCAACAACCGGAACAAGACGTGGACCCCCGAGGACCGGCCCGCCGACTGGAGAGAGCAACTGGACCGCTGGCAGCGCTTCCACTACGTCCGCGTCGCCGTCATCATCGCCGCCTTCGCCACCCTGGTCACCGCCCTCACCTGA
- a CDS encoding TetR/AcrR family transcriptional regulator, protein MSVQERKERDRAERERLIVATARQLAEQQGWDAVTTRRLAERIEYSQPVLYSHFRGKREIIGAVALQGSTEMAAAVRAATAAANGPRARVYALARAYLDFAERNPAVYDAIFQLDGGLAYAQEETPEPLKDAFAALLECLGEVTGDGVALGLFTEVFWASLHGVATLTRSGRLPPEDTEARVRLLVDRLPVHAAEGGLNGGA, encoded by the coding sequence ATGTCGGTACAGGAACGCAAGGAACGCGACCGGGCGGAGCGCGAGCGCCTGATCGTGGCGACGGCCCGCCAACTCGCCGAGCAGCAGGGCTGGGACGCGGTCACCACCCGCCGGCTCGCCGAACGCATCGAGTACAGCCAGCCGGTCCTCTACAGCCACTTCCGCGGCAAGCGCGAGATCATCGGCGCCGTCGCCCTCCAGGGCTCCACCGAGATGGCCGCGGCGGTGCGGGCCGCGACCGCCGCCGCGAACGGGCCGCGCGCCCGGGTGTACGCCCTCGCCCGCGCCTACCTCGACTTCGCCGAACGCAACCCGGCGGTCTATGACGCCATCTTCCAGCTCGACGGCGGCCTCGCGTACGCACAGGAGGAGACCCCGGAACCCCTCAAGGACGCTTTCGCCGCGCTACTGGAGTGCCTGGGCGAGGTCACGGGGGACGGCGTCGCCCTGGGACTGTTCACCGAGGTGTTCTGGGCGTCCCTGCACGGAGTGGCGACCCTGACCCGGTCCGGACGGCTCCCGCCCGAGGACACCGAGGCGAGGGTGCGGCTGCTGGTGGACCGGCTCCCTGTGCACGCCGCCGAGGGCGGGCTCAACGGCGGGGCGTGA
- a CDS encoding HIT domain-containing protein, whose product MLFLMTSEPEQQIGVGVQDAFQRLWTPHRMAYIQGENKPTGPESGDGCPFCSIPAKSDEDGLIVKRGEHVYAVLNLYPYNGGHLMVVPYRHVADYTELDAAETLELGELTKRAMTALRAASGAHGFNIGMNQGSVAGAGIAAHLHQHIVPRWGGDTNFMPVVGHTRVLPQLLADTRTMLANAWPA is encoded by the coding sequence ATGCTTTTCCTCATGACGAGTGAGCCGGAGCAGCAGATCGGAGTGGGTGTCCAGGACGCGTTCCAGCGCCTGTGGACGCCTCACCGGATGGCCTACATCCAGGGCGAGAACAAGCCGACGGGACCGGAGTCCGGCGACGGGTGTCCGTTCTGCTCGATTCCGGCGAAGTCGGACGAGGACGGGCTGATCGTCAAGCGGGGCGAGCACGTGTACGCGGTGCTCAACCTGTACCCGTACAACGGCGGGCACCTCATGGTCGTCCCCTACCGGCACGTCGCCGACTACACCGAGCTCGACGCGGCCGAGACCCTGGAGCTGGGCGAGCTCACCAAGCGGGCGATGACCGCGCTGCGCGCGGCGTCCGGCGCGCACGGGTTCAACATCGGCATGAACCAGGGGTCGGTGGCCGGTGCCGGGATCGCCGCCCATCTGCACCAGCACATCGTGCCCCGCTGGGGCGGGGACACCAACTTCATGCCGGTCGTCGGCCACACCCGGGTGCTGCCCCAACTCCTCGCGGACACCCGCACGATGCTCGCAAACGCCTGGCCCGCCTAG